A stretch of the Microcella sp. genome encodes the following:
- a CDS encoding vWA domain-containing protein, with translation MTATTWRRGRILHSVTAGTLLAVALAACVGPSVESPTVERSAPPPPVTDAPLNNEEAALQDLRGCLAVNNVLNVFYLLDDSGSLADTDRGELRRPVLADSLRSLLQLTSDDKVYWAAGSFKDVFTPLSDWSVLESPDDANRLAEVIPPTDGGWTNWEDGIRGASQSLAAQQQVAPGCSMLIWFTDGEINLGDGVNGDRTLAAFDALCTGVGGERGLLQQLRGRQVVVFGVFLNPNPDSAEQLVRVVEGSAEGGACAEISPTDVRGSVTKVTEAGDLADVFDRLSILVAGGSPSSISNDLNDAGEFVIPKGVSRFILRFPGNSTSWSLAMPSGELLARGDLSSPGGVTVTESSNSTSSAVEVSIDAAYEDDPALGTWKVVGHEEGSASLYLFSDLRVEVDRLGGGNLGVVSGEGAVITGAILDRDGNPANLSLYEYDWIIQERLEDEERPRALPNEISGGEGAQFTIDFGATSARPGAEPVVDISLVNLRTVDGAVALDGPIASLRLTVLDPDQVPADLSIRFGGPAGSAREPAHGEILANPPADGGVVDVIVRDAAPLAIQDEFGREFAIEEPSTACESGGSVCGQFGPDQNPVTFTFGIVEGEDPEFSVVRGELLVELQVPVDETSGQNVRVIQSVPFELQTERRINLGLLIGLLALLLLVGIAIPVALAWLLKRGLVGLQHGRLLQRAEFPVVIKDGTVTMPEIDLSDEASLASAFRNLPPNERVRTHTDARLGAFAVRVPLSPLQPAWFSLIAPAGTRLIAKQGGVAPRHLSPKLAEGTLVAGNGVLSSAWGVAIDERELRSRGADGAVAGVLVVYLQPVLGQSGQYAKRLLEIMTLTDWRARVRELAQAIASSQPESAEGPPSVSTNPEEPRSSSRPSSGGDAAPEPTSGPPRPPGRSAPSSPAAPTRSESLPPRTRGNDSPPSMPRPPGR, from the coding sequence ATGACCGCGACCACTTGGCGCCGCGGGCGCATTCTTCACTCCGTGACGGCAGGGACGCTTCTTGCTGTCGCGTTAGCGGCCTGCGTCGGCCCGTCTGTCGAGAGCCCCACTGTGGAGCGTTCGGCGCCCCCGCCCCCCGTCACGGATGCTCCTCTGAACAATGAGGAGGCAGCTCTTCAGGACTTGCGCGGCTGCCTGGCGGTGAACAACGTTCTCAACGTCTTCTACCTGCTCGACGACTCGGGATCATTGGCTGACACAGATCGTGGTGAACTCAGACGACCCGTCCTTGCTGACAGCCTTCGATCCCTCTTGCAGTTGACGTCGGATGACAAGGTTTATTGGGCGGCCGGGAGCTTCAAGGACGTGTTCACCCCGCTATCTGATTGGTCAGTTCTCGAGTCTCCCGACGATGCCAACCGCTTGGCTGAGGTTATTCCGCCAACGGACGGGGGATGGACAAATTGGGAAGATGGCATCCGAGGTGCCAGTCAGAGTCTCGCGGCCCAACAGCAGGTGGCTCCCGGCTGTTCGATGTTGATCTGGTTCACCGACGGTGAAATCAACCTCGGCGATGGCGTGAATGGCGACAGGACCCTGGCGGCTTTCGATGCCTTGTGCACGGGAGTGGGCGGCGAACGTGGACTGCTGCAGCAGCTAAGGGGGCGCCAGGTCGTCGTGTTTGGGGTCTTCCTGAATCCCAATCCAGATTCGGCTGAACAGCTAGTAAGGGTGGTTGAGGGATCCGCCGAGGGAGGTGCCTGCGCGGAAATCTCTCCGACGGATGTTCGTGGTTCAGTTACCAAGGTCACTGAGGCGGGTGACTTGGCCGACGTGTTTGATCGACTGTCGATACTCGTCGCAGGTGGTTCGCCGAGCAGCATTTCAAACGATCTGAATGACGCGGGGGAGTTCGTCATCCCAAAGGGCGTCAGCAGGTTCATTCTCCGCTTCCCGGGCAACTCAACCTCGTGGTCCTTGGCGATGCCGAGCGGAGAGTTGCTAGCGCGGGGTGACCTCTCGAGTCCTGGCGGGGTCACGGTGACAGAGAGTTCCAATTCCACGAGTTCTGCAGTCGAGGTGTCGATCGATGCGGCATACGAAGACGACCCCGCACTCGGCACCTGGAAGGTCGTCGGGCATGAGGAAGGGAGCGCGTCGCTCTACCTTTTCAGCGATCTTCGTGTCGAGGTGGATCGACTGGGGGGAGGCAACCTTGGCGTGGTCAGTGGCGAAGGCGCTGTCATCACGGGAGCGATTCTCGACAGAGATGGAAACCCCGCCAACCTGAGTCTCTACGAGTACGACTGGATTATTCAGGAGCGGCTCGAGGATGAAGAGCGCCCAAGAGCGCTGCCCAATGAGATCTCGGGTGGTGAAGGCGCACAGTTCACCATCGACTTCGGCGCGACTTCGGCTCGACCCGGTGCGGAACCGGTCGTGGACATTTCGCTCGTGAATCTCCGCACTGTTGACGGCGCTGTTGCTCTTGACGGTCCGATCGCCTCGCTGCGATTGACCGTTCTGGATCCTGACCAGGTGCCTGCAGACCTCAGCATTCGCTTTGGCGGGCCCGCGGGTTCGGCGCGTGAACCTGCCCATGGAGAGATCCTGGCCAATCCGCCTGCGGACGGTGGGGTGGTGGACGTGATCGTTCGCGATGCTGCCCCACTCGCGATCCAAGACGAGTTCGGCCGAGAGTTCGCGATCGAGGAGCCCTCGACTGCTTGCGAAAGCGGGGGAAGCGTCTGTGGTCAGTTCGGCCCGGACCAGAATCCGGTCACTTTCACCTTCGGAATCGTGGAGGGTGAAGACCCGGAGTTCTCGGTCGTGAGAGGTGAGCTTCTCGTTGAACTCCAGGTGCCGGTCGATGAGACCAGCGGCCAGAACGTGCGGGTGATTCAGTCCGTGCCGTTCGAGTTGCAGACGGAACGGCGGATCAACCTCGGCTTGCTTATCGGGCTGCTCGCTCTTCTCCTCCTTGTCGGAATCGCTATCCCGGTGGCCCTCGCCTGGCTACTCAAGCGCGGTCTGGTGGGGCTCCAGCACGGTCGCCTCCTCCAGCGTGCCGAGTTCCCGGTGGTGATCAAAGACGGCACGGTCACGATGCCGGAAATTGACCTCTCCGATGAGGCGAGCCTTGCCAGCGCGTTCCGTAACCTGCCGCCGAACGAGCGAGTGCGGACCCACACAGACGCTCGACTCGGCGCCTTCGCCGTGCGGGTGCCCCTCAGCCCGCTGCAGCCAGCCTGGTTCAGCCTCATAGCCCCGGCCGGAACCCGGCTTATCGCCAAGCAGGGCGGTGTCGCACCGCGTCACCTATCGCCCAAGCTCGCCGAAGGGACTCTCGTGGCCGGCAATGGGGTGTTGTCGAGCGCGTGGGGTGTCGCCATCGATGAGCGCGAACTGCGGAGCCGTGGGGCTGACGGTGCTGTAGCCGGCGTCCTCGTCGTCTATCTCCAGCCTGTGCTCGGACAATCTGGCCAGTACGCGAAGCGGCTCCTGGAGATCATGACCCTGACGGACTGGCGCGCACGCGTTCGGGAACTCGCTCAGGCCATAGCGAGCAGTCAGCCGGAGTCCGCGGAGGGCCCGCCGTCAGTCTCCACTAACCCGGAGGAACCACGCAGCTCATCTCGACCATCCTCCGGCGGGGATGCTGCGCCGGAACCAACAAGCGGTCCACCCCGTCCGCCAGGACGGAGTGCGCCTTCTAGCCCGGCAGCTCCGACTCGGTCAGAGTCCCTTCCTCCCCGAACCCGGGGCAATGATTCGCCCCCGTCCATGCCCCGCCCCCCTGGGCGTTAG
- the pheA gene encoding prephenate dehydratase translates to MSAHPDQTPVYSYLGPAGTFTWHALAQVPEAEGAEWRSVSNVGEALDDVIAGRSVGAMIAVENSVEGGVSATQDALATIPGLRIIGEYLVPVNFVLVARPGVTLADVRVVAAHPVAYAQCRRFLESALPTHGHIPSASNVAAPQSLLELDSPAQAAIAPPGITELLDLVELADSIGDNPNAVTRFVLVSRSRELPPRTGADKTSVIAELPDDAPGRLLEMLEQFATRGVNMSLIESRPIGDALGRYRFVIDLDGHVHDERVADALLGLRRFSPNVIFLGSYPRADARQIEVVSQYGDDVFTDARDWLRAILSGEPDVI, encoded by the coding sequence ATGAGCGCGCACCCCGATCAGACCCCGGTGTACAGCTACCTGGGCCCGGCCGGAACCTTCACCTGGCACGCGCTCGCGCAGGTGCCCGAGGCCGAGGGTGCCGAGTGGCGCAGCGTCAGCAACGTGGGCGAGGCGCTCGACGATGTCATCGCGGGCCGCAGCGTCGGCGCCATGATCGCCGTCGAGAACTCGGTCGAGGGCGGAGTGAGCGCCACACAAGACGCCCTCGCGACGATCCCTGGCCTGCGCATCATCGGCGAGTACCTCGTGCCCGTGAACTTCGTGCTGGTGGCCCGGCCCGGGGTGACTCTCGCCGACGTGCGAGTGGTCGCCGCGCACCCGGTCGCCTACGCGCAGTGCCGTCGTTTTCTCGAGAGCGCGCTGCCGACCCACGGCCACATTCCTTCCGCCTCGAATGTCGCCGCGCCGCAGAGTCTGCTCGAGCTCGATTCGCCCGCGCAGGCCGCGATCGCGCCGCCGGGCATCACCGAGCTGCTCGACCTGGTCGAACTGGCCGACAGCATCGGCGACAACCCGAATGCGGTCACGCGCTTCGTGCTCGTCAGCCGCAGCCGCGAACTGCCGCCGCGCACCGGTGCCGACAAGACGAGCGTCATCGCCGAGCTGCCCGACGACGCCCCGGGCCGCCTGCTCGAGATGCTCGAGCAGTTCGCCACGCGCGGGGTGAACATGAGCCTGATCGAGTCGCGCCCCATCGGCGACGCGCTCGGCCGCTACCGCTTCGTCATCGATCTCGACGGCCACGTGCACGACGAGCGCGTCGCCGACGCCCTGCTCGGCCTGCGGCGTTTCAGCCCCAACGTCATCTTCCTCGGCTCGTATCCGAGAGCGGATGCCCGCCAAATCGAGGTCGTCTCGCAGTACGGCGACGACGTCTTCACGGATGCTCGCGACTGGTTGCGCGCCATTCTCAGCGGCGAGCCCGACGTGATCTGA
- the pgm gene encoding phosphoglucomutase (alpha-D-glucose-1,6-bisphosphate-dependent), translating into MSRAGTPAQPADLVDLSALLSAYDDRGPDLDDPAQRVVFGTSGHRGSSLDGAFTDTHIAAITQAIVGYRAAQGTTGPVFVGADTHALSAPAMQTALEVLAANDVTALIDTHDDYVPTPALSHAIIRYNRDATAKADGIVITPSHNPPRDGGFKYNPPHGGPADSDATGWIATRANAIIAGGNREVRRQAQLTAERYDYREHYVADLASILDLDAVRASGLRIGADPLGGASVNYWALIAEKHGLDLTVVNPNVDPQWGFMTLDWDEKIRMDPSSPSAMASVLARRHDFDLLTGNDADADRHGIVTPDAGLMNPNHYLAVAIEYLVTHRPDWRAEAAIGKTLVSSTMIDHVVAGLGRRLWEVPVGFKWFVPGLIDGSVAFGGEESAGASFVRRDGTVWTTDKDGILLALLAAEITAVTGSTPSDLYAGLTERYGSPVYERVDAPATPAQKAALGKLDGGAITAETLAGDPITARLSEAPGNGAAVGGVKVVTERAWFAARPSGTEDVYKIYAESFAGDDHLRLVQQEAKAIVDGALD; encoded by the coding sequence ATGAGCCGCGCCGGAACACCCGCCCAGCCCGCCGACCTCGTCGACCTGAGCGCACTGCTGTCGGCCTATGACGATCGAGGGCCCGACCTCGATGATCCTGCGCAGCGCGTCGTGTTCGGCACGAGCGGCCACCGGGGCTCGAGCCTCGACGGAGCCTTCACCGACACCCACATCGCCGCGATCACGCAGGCCATCGTCGGGTACCGCGCTGCGCAGGGCACGACCGGCCCGGTGTTCGTCGGCGCCGACACGCACGCTCTCAGCGCGCCCGCGATGCAGACGGCCCTCGAGGTGCTCGCCGCGAACGATGTCACCGCGCTCATCGACACCCACGACGACTACGTGCCGACCCCAGCGTTGAGCCACGCGATCATCCGGTACAACCGCGACGCCACCGCGAAAGCCGACGGCATCGTCATCACCCCGAGCCACAACCCGCCGCGCGACGGCGGCTTCAAGTACAACCCGCCGCACGGCGGCCCGGCCGACAGCGACGCCACGGGCTGGATCGCCACGCGCGCCAACGCGATCATTGCCGGAGGCAACCGCGAGGTACGCAGGCAGGCGCAGCTCACGGCCGAGCGGTACGACTACCGCGAGCACTACGTGGCCGACCTTGCGAGCATCCTCGACCTCGACGCCGTGCGCGCGAGCGGGCTACGCATCGGAGCCGACCCGCTGGGCGGCGCAAGTGTGAACTACTGGGCGCTCATCGCTGAGAAGCACGGCCTCGACCTCACCGTCGTCAACCCGAACGTCGACCCGCAGTGGGGCTTCATGACGCTCGACTGGGACGAGAAGATTCGCATGGATCCGTCGAGCCCCAGCGCGATGGCGAGCGTGCTTGCGCGGCGCCACGACTTCGACCTGCTGACGGGCAACGATGCCGACGCCGACCGTCACGGCATCGTCACGCCCGACGCCGGGCTCATGAACCCCAACCACTACCTCGCCGTCGCGATCGAATACCTCGTCACCCACCGCCCCGACTGGCGCGCCGAGGCCGCGATCGGCAAGACGCTCGTCTCGTCGACGATGATCGACCACGTCGTCGCCGGTCTCGGGCGCAGGCTGTGGGAGGTTCCGGTGGGGTTCAAGTGGTTCGTGCCCGGCCTCATCGACGGCTCAGTCGCGTTCGGCGGCGAAGAGAGCGCGGGGGCAAGCTTCGTGCGCCGCGACGGCACCGTCTGGACGACCGATAAAGACGGCATTCTGCTGGCCCTGCTGGCCGCCGAGATCACGGCCGTCACCGGATCGACGCCCTCCGATCTCTACGCCGGACTCACCGAGCGCTACGGCTCTCCGGTCTACGAGCGCGTGGATGCTCCTGCCACGCCTGCGCAGAAGGCAGCGCTCGGCAAACTCGATGGAGGAGCCATCACGGCCGAGACCCTCGCGGGCGACCCCATCACGGCTCGCCTGAGCGAGGCCCCCGGCAACGGCGCGGCCGTCGGCGGGGTCAAGGTCGTGACCGAGCGCGCGTGGTTCGCCGCGCGCCCGAGCGGCACCGAAGACGTCTACAAGATCTACGCCGAGTCGTTCGCCGGCGATGACCACTTGCGGCTCGTGCAGCAGGAGGCGAAGGCGATCGTGGATGGTGCCCTTGACTGA
- a CDS encoding MalY/PatB family protein, whose translation MVPLTEQGDRAALFAEWDALTVEQLHARGSMKWSYFPKTIGAWVAESDLGTAPAVTQALHAAIDAGTMGYLPRPVGAELGRATSEWMLDRFDWRVPPSRVHAVGDVIAGLDAAIVHYSRPGSAVIVPTPAYMPFLTVPGMHGRAVIEVPLAVDGQREVLDLEAIDRELAAGAGLVVLCNPLNPGGRVFTRAELVSLSDVVEAHGARVFADEVHAPIVFGDARHVPYASVSDAAAAHSITTTSASKAWNLPGTKAAQLITTNDADEQIWQALGPMAGHGASTLGVIANTAAYRDGRDWLDATVAYYDANRRLLGELLTERLPEVGYRMPEGSYIAWLDVSRLGLGDDPATTIRERAGLAVTDGRACGAAGAGHVRLILATPRPIVELIVDRLAELR comes from the coding sequence ATGGTGCCCTTGACTGAGCAGGGTGATCGTGCGGCGCTCTTCGCCGAGTGGGACGCACTCACCGTCGAGCAATTGCATGCCCGCGGCAGCATGAAGTGGAGTTACTTCCCGAAAACGATCGGCGCGTGGGTCGCCGAGAGCGACCTCGGCACCGCACCCGCGGTGACCCAGGCTCTGCACGCCGCGATTGACGCGGGCACCATGGGCTACCTGCCGCGCCCGGTCGGGGCCGAGCTCGGTCGAGCGACCTCTGAATGGATGCTCGACCGCTTCGACTGGCGCGTGCCGCCGAGCCGCGTGCACGCTGTCGGCGACGTCATCGCAGGACTCGATGCCGCGATCGTGCACTACTCCCGACCGGGCTCGGCCGTCATCGTGCCGACACCGGCATACATGCCGTTTTTGACGGTGCCTGGCATGCACGGCCGCGCCGTCATCGAGGTGCCCCTGGCCGTCGACGGTCAGCGCGAAGTGCTCGACCTCGAGGCGATCGACCGCGAGCTCGCTGCGGGAGCGGGACTCGTCGTGCTGTGCAACCCGCTGAACCCCGGCGGTCGTGTGTTCACGAGAGCCGAGCTCGTTTCCCTCTCCGACGTTGTGGAAGCCCACGGTGCGCGGGTGTTCGCCGACGAGGTTCACGCGCCGATCGTGTTCGGCGACGCGCGGCACGTGCCGTACGCGAGCGTGAGCGACGCGGCGGCGGCGCACAGCATCACGACGACGAGCGCCTCGAAGGCCTGGAACCTGCCCGGCACGAAGGCTGCCCAGCTCATCACCACGAATGACGCCGACGAGCAGATCTGGCAGGCGCTCGGCCCCATGGCTGGCCACGGTGCGAGCACGCTCGGGGTGATCGCCAACACCGCTGCCTACCGAGACGGGCGCGACTGGCTCGACGCGACGGTCGCCTACTACGACGCGAACCGCCGCCTGCTGGGCGAGCTGCTGACCGAGCGATTGCCCGAGGTCGGCTATCGGATGCCCGAGGGCAGCTACATCGCCTGGCTCGACGTGTCTCGGCTCGGCTTGGGCGACGACCCCGCCACGACGATTCGTGAGCGTGCGGGTCTTGCCGTGACCGACGGGCGCGCGTGCGGTGCGGCGGGTGCTGGCCACGTGCGGCTCATTCTCGCCACCCCCCGCCCGATCGTCGAGCTGATCGTGGACCGCTTGGCAGAGTTGAGGTAA
- a CDS encoding nucleoside phosphorylase yields MSQSAVVDKDAAGVGERQYHIAIAPGEVSSVALLPGDPFRVPLVAEFLTDVKTVAHNREHMTMTGWYKGRHITATSTGMGCPSTAIAVEELIRVGVTSFIRVGSSAGLQPGVKPGDLLVSEGALRNDGTTAAYAHHGFPAVPDLQIALTLAEVARELTAGTPAAVHSGINASDDAFYAETPEWIAELNRLGVLNVEMESAALYVVARLRGVRSGMICSTSSNLIDGTSLYSGVKEALKEGWMRSIEAALETAVRLEL; encoded by the coding sequence ATGTCGCAGTCCGCAGTCGTCGACAAGGACGCCGCCGGCGTCGGTGAGCGCCAGTACCACATCGCTATCGCCCCGGGAGAAGTGTCGAGCGTCGCTCTGCTGCCCGGCGATCCCTTTCGCGTTCCGCTCGTCGCGGAGTTTCTCACCGATGTGAAGACCGTGGCGCACAACCGCGAGCACATGACGATGACCGGGTGGTACAAGGGTCGTCACATCACGGCCACCTCGACGGGCATGGGCTGCCCGTCGACGGCGATCGCGGTCGAAGAGCTGATTCGCGTCGGCGTCACCTCGTTCATCCGCGTCGGCTCGTCAGCGGGTCTGCAACCCGGGGTCAAGCCGGGCGACCTCCTCGTGAGCGAAGGTGCTCTGCGCAACGACGGCACCACCGCCGCCTATGCCCACCACGGCTTTCCCGCTGTGCCCGATCTGCAGATCGCACTCACGCTGGCCGAGGTGGCACGTGAACTCACGGCGGGCACCCCTGCCGCGGTGCACTCGGGCATCAACGCGAGCGATGACGCCTTCTACGCCGAGACCCCTGAGTGGATTGCCGAACTCAACCGGCTCGGCGTGCTCAATGTCGAGATGGAGAGCGCTGCCCTCTACGTCGTCGCTCGATTGCGCGGTGTCAGGTCAGGAATGATCTGTTCGACGTCGAGCAATCTCATCGATGGCACGAGCCTCTACTCAGGCGTCAAGGAAGCCCTCAAAGAGGGGTGGATGCGCAGCATCGAGGCCGCGCTCGAGACAGCGGTGCGGCTGGAGCTCTGA
- the add gene encoding adenosine deaminase yields the protein MLINLHSHLEGRVRPSTAAELAASEGLSAPADGWERAIALDAPGTLTQYLQRVAATYPFFRSTESVRRIAREAVIDAAGTGHDHLELRFGPATHADDERALDDIVRAACEGLREAAESTGISVGLVLAALRHHDAETNEVVAHAAARAAGRGVVGFDLAGDELLYPALEPFEGAFSIARAAGLGITCHAAEAGPASAARQAVELLGATRIGHGAHIVDDPDVLAWCADHGVIVEICPTSNVYTGAIASLDEHPEAAFRRAGVPLVLGDDNPMQTGTDLAYERALLQRQFDWSGEDLQALDRTSVEAAFVDDADRARLRARLE from the coding sequence GTGCTCATCAATCTGCACAGCCATCTCGAGGGTCGCGTGCGGCCGAGCACCGCCGCTGAACTGGCGGCGTCGGAGGGGTTGTCTGCACCTGCGGACGGCTGGGAGCGTGCCATTGCGCTCGATGCACCAGGCACCCTCACGCAGTACCTCCAGCGCGTCGCCGCGACGTATCCGTTCTTCCGCTCGACAGAGTCAGTGAGACGCATCGCTCGCGAGGCCGTCATCGATGCCGCGGGCACCGGGCACGACCACCTCGAATTGCGCTTCGGGCCGGCGACGCATGCCGACGACGAGCGCGCACTCGACGACATCGTGCGTGCAGCATGCGAGGGCCTGCGTGAGGCAGCCGAGTCCACCGGCATCAGCGTGGGTCTGGTGCTGGCTGCACTTCGACATCACGACGCCGAGACGAACGAAGTCGTGGCGCATGCAGCGGCGCGCGCCGCCGGCAGGGGCGTCGTCGGGTTTGATCTCGCTGGCGACGAGCTGCTCTACCCCGCGCTCGAACCCTTCGAGGGGGCATTTTCGATCGCTCGTGCAGCCGGTCTCGGCATCACGTGCCACGCGGCAGAAGCCGGCCCTGCTTCGGCAGCTCGTCAGGCAGTCGAGCTGCTCGGGGCCACACGCATCGGCCACGGAGCACACATTGTCGATGATCCTGACGTGCTCGCCTGGTGCGCCGATCACGGCGTCATCGTCGAGATCTGCCCGACATCGAACGTCTACACGGGCGCCATTGCGAGCCTCGACGAACACCCCGAGGCGGCCTTCCGCAGAGCGGGGGTGCCTCTCGTGCTGGGTGACGACAATCCGATGCAGACGGGCACCGACCTGGCCTACGAACGAGCGCTGCTGCAACGCCAGTTCGACTGGTCGGGCGAAGATCTGCAGGCTCTCGACCGAACGAGCGTCGAAGCCGCCTTCGTCGACGACGCTGATCGCGCGCGACTTCGGGCTCGGCTCGAATGA